GATTTTGATCAACTCTTTtataagtactctttaatttctctttaattacatcacATTTACCCTCATTTTCCTTAGGTTCAAGTGCTTTGTTAATATttgcaaattttaagtttttcaattttttattgatgaatttaatgttctATGATTTATATATGTTTGATTGAATGTTTATAGTTGATATCgtgaatagttggttatagttttctattCTCCCTTACAATTtctcatgttttggttttatgcccacaaggtgtttgtgaaaatgccaacttcgaattttgagtagattttcacaccttggcttgggacATGAGTTCTagaatactagagtcataatgtctgacatttagtggtaattcttgggtagttagttaactcttgtttccattgacgctagcttctTACTAAGCAATTACTAAAtcagctaggacttatggattaaggtcaattgtgctttcttgacttactcctcgatgttagggcttgacgaagcgagattgactcatcatagtttCCATAGTTGTAGTTATgatgatgataggattccttaattctcattcccaagtcaagactctttatgcatttatagcattttcactagttttgaccttgttttcttttaattgcattaattccaactttgatcatctcttagttcttttatttcttaagttctttcaatctttcgttctttgatttcaaaacctTGTATCCTCACAACCAAGAGCATGACACCCTTATTTGCATTGTTCGagggagacgacccgaggtttaattactctcagtattatttttaattgaaaaatatcaAACTTTGATTGAAAGGATTGAattgccggtttggactatactcacaacggaattattttatctaatttccaTCATTACTTATTCTCGACTTGGCGGAATATGAGGAATCTGAAAGAGAGCCTCTAAAGCATGTGGGGAGGTGTCTAACTGCACCCCTCTAAGAAAAACGGTCTCGGCGTCTCCCTTcaacagatttgcatagaattctttaACTAGTTGCTCATTGATTTCCACAGCGTCAAACTCTATGAATTTCCATCCATAATACTCTAGCCGGTTGTGGATGGCTTCAGCATGTTTCTCTGGCACATTCAGCATCCTTTCATAATGGAAGACCTTTTTCTCCAATTTTCTGTATTGTTCTTCGGCCTCCTCATTAATGAAAATGTCTGGCTGAGTGCTCGGACGGACAGGGATGGGAGCCAATGGAGTGGCTTTCTCCTTACCCTTACAATGCATCctgaaaaggaagaaaaacagaaTATAGCTCAGAAAAAACAGACAATTGGTAAATTAGAGCCAATAAGATAAACAGACACTTAGGTAAAGCAAAGAATGTGATTAATCAAAGAATGTAAATTAGAGCTAATAAGATAAAAGACACTTAATTGAGGAAAACATGTTCAAAGAATGTGATATGCTCAAAAGAAAATGCAGTTTTCCACAATCAAGAAACCTAAGTGATAAACAAAGGCATGAATGATAATTAAAGCATAGACAACTTAGGTAAAGCAATGGAAGtggattaaataaaaaattggttaTTGCAATTGTGCAATGAAAGTATAAGTTTTACAAAAATTTGGCACAACGGCAATAAACAATTCAATATTTAAAGAACCTGCTTATTCAtggcaaaaagtgaaaaatgaTCACACACCCATAACCCTTGTTCAAAAAGCAATAAACTTGattaaaatcaaattgaattgcccaaaaaaaaattcagagaaCAAGTTGTTGTATATGATCATTTATGTTAAAAAACACATGAATAAGCAACTCAGTCATTTCACTAATGCAGCATTGTACGCACTTAACATATAACACCAAACAagtaattaaagttaaaatttcagTTCAATTTGCCGTTTAACAAGAATATCCACCAAGTGCATAACAAAATTTGATCTCAAACATCATCAAAAGGACATAAAACTGCACAAGCTTCCATGATATTGCCTAAGGAAAATAGAGTCCAAAATAGATGTTGGCCAAACATAGGAATTGAACAAAAATTGTCACTCAAACAATCTATCAAACATATGGTGTGCATCACTTTCAAATAGagattttcaattcaataaaggCATTCATCAACCTGAAAAATCAACCAGCCAACGAATATTCAGTCTAGAAACACAAGTGAACTAAGCTAAACCTAAACAAAACATAGAAATCAGAATTAAAAagtaagtaaaagaaataaaagaaaagaacagGGATACAGGGGAAGCGAACCTACGTTGacgagaggaagaagaagatagggTAAGGAGTGGAGGTGGTGTCGCAGCGGCACAGAGTTTCGCCGCCGCTGGTGGTGCTCGCCGAAACTAGAAGAATGCGGAGCAGAGCTGTTGGCACAAAGAATAGGGTTAGCACGCACAGAGAAGAGGGAATggaaaaagtgggaaagaaagagaagagggtaGGGAAAGAGGGTGGGCGACAGTGGTCGCCAGTGCTATGGTCGCGGGACGGATGGAGGTGGTTGGGTGGTGTGGTCTGGGTTGAGGGTGGCTTTGGATATGctttagagaagaagaaaagaagaaaaagaatttggGGTGAAGCGCGATATAGTTCCCTTTTTTCGAATTAACGTTCAAAaagggacttgtgcgtacgcacaaaagggAAAAGAAGGGTTATGCGCACGCATAGCAGCGTGCGAGCGCTCCGAACAGAAGAGGTATCAAGGTCTGTGAGCGCGCACAAAAGGTTGTGCATGCGCAAACAAGGGAAAGCTACGAGGAGAAGGTGTGTCGAgggttgtgcgcgcgcacaaccgAGGGTGCGAACGCACGGAAGGAAAAAGAGATAGGGTGCTCACGCACAGCTGGTGCAAGTGCCCTGAACAGAATGGGTGGTAAAGAGTGTGCGCGCGCACAGGGCTGTCTGTGCACCCAGATGGCGAAAATAAGggaagtgtgcgtgcacacaagtaCGTGCGTGCGCATAAAGCTCTATTTCTGCAAAAATTTTAATGCCTCTAACGCACCAAATATGACATCCAAAACAGATTTTCAAGCTTCAAAACACTATAAGACTCCAAAAACATATTATTTTGCTAAATTACCTAGCCAACActaaaatgcaactaaactaaactaagcaACATAACCAATTATTcaagaaataaaaactaaaagagagaaagGGTTAGAAGGATTTTGCCATGGtggagtgtctcccacctagcactttggtttaaagtTCTGAGGAAATTTTTATTAGGGCGGCTTACGTTTCCACTCCTCTTTGAATCTCCACCCAAGTTTGTTCTTGATTTGACCTGCCGGATCCCAAATGAAATACATCAAACTCTTGAGAAATTCCAAGCTAGCAACTAGGATTCATAAGTGTTAAGTGTTGAAACCAATGTCCAGATCCCATACTCTAGTTTCTTgttcatcttcttgttgatcttcaTTTTTGCATTTGGATGAACGACCTCTTGAATCATCATTGACACACTTATACATTTCCCAGAATCCATTCAATTGACTCTTGCACAATAGTTGAACTCCAAATGTTGAATTGGCTTCCTTGATGAAGTTTCTATTTCCTTGCCAATTAACATTCTTCTCTCCACCATTCACTACTCCAAGAAGAATTTGAAGTTGATAATCCGTCTCCAAAATAGCATATTGATATGGGCCTAAGAAGCTTGTTGGTACAATTTTCACCCACTCAATTTGCTCTTGTAAATGTATCTTCACTTCTTGGTAGCTAAAATCTTCCTCAACCTCCGTTAAatcttcctcatcatcactcaAGTAAAAAATTGGAGGTTGTGTAAAGTCCACATCAACATCTCCTTCAAATTCAATCAAGGGGGCTCATGAAGATCATTGAAGGGATTGACTAAAttggacaaaaaatcactaatgatggaatccacttgaTCAATTTTCATCAACTCTTCATTCATCTTCTCTTGTGCTTCATGTTGTGATTTGACATCTTCTACTTGATTTTGCAATCTTTCCTCCATTCCACACTCTTCGCTTGATTCCACACATTCATCCACAAGAATTTCTTGGTTGTGGCTTGAAGCAAAGAAGCTAACCAATCCAAGGTTTCCGCTAAGGTaaacatgacttgctcttgcttCTTTCGGAACTCCGTTTGTTCTTGAATAAGCACTTGGAGTACTTCTTGTGTGACTTGATCCATATATGAAGATGAAATTTGAGGTGACGAAGGTTGACAATTATGCTCATGAGAGTAAGGACTTTGGTTTTGTATATagtaaggtggtggtgtgtagAATTGGTGACTAGAAAGGTAAGTTTGGATTCCATTGGGGGTGAATTGTGGTAATGGTGTGGATAAGTCATAGAGAAAGTATAAACAAAGCTTACTAACAAAggcaaacaaacaaccaaaaggtgttatttacactattaacatattcacaacaaccaaaaacATAACATCGATTGCAtcatccccggcaatggcaccaaaaacttggtgatgAGATTTATGTCGGCTCGGGAATTAGATAAAATAATTCCATTGTGAATATAGTCCAAACCGACAATTcaatcctctcaatcaaagtttgatattttccaattaaaaataataccaaGAGTAATTAAACCCCTGAACAATGCAAATAAGGGTGTCACACTCTTGGTTGTGAGGATacggggttttgaaagtaaagaACGGAAGATTGAAAGAATTtatgaaataaaagaactaagagatgatcaaaattggaattaatgcaattaaaaggaaataaggtcaaaactagtgaaaatgctataatgTATAAAGAGCCTTAACTTGGGAATGAAAATTAAGAAATTCTATcattgtcataaccacaactatgacaactatgatgagtcaatctcgcttcgTCAACCCCCTAACATCAAGaaataagtcaagcaagcataattgaccttaatccataagtcttaGCTGACTTACTAATTGCTTAGTAAGAAACTAGTGTCAatagaaacaagagtcaactaactacccaagaattaccactaaatgtcagacattatgactctagtattctAGGAACTCATGTCCCAAATCGatgtgtgaaaatctactcaaaatttaaagttggcattttcacaaacaccttcataaaaccaaaacatgaaaaattgcaagagaaaatagaaaactataaccaactattcaTAATATCAACTATAAACATTCAATCAAACATATATAAATCATAGaatattaaattcatcaatcaaaactttaaaaacttaaaatttgcaaATATTAACAAAGCACTTGAACTAAAGAAAAATGAGGATACATgtgatgtaattaaagagaaattaaatagtacttacaaaagagttgatcaaaatccaaaatgaaaacttgaaactataaaatgctacaaatgaaaatttagtaaatcctaagagagaattttctaCTGGACcgtactcctactcctaatgcatATTTTTAACTAATCTAAACTAATGAAAACCTAATAAAACCTAATGCCTTTATATGTCTTCGTTTCCCGTTGATATATCACTTCCAAAAGGCTTCAGCTCTCCAAAAATTAGGCCAAGAGAGCCCCAAAAACACAAGCCACGTGCTTCGTTAATAAAGTCACGCGTAaagacctgtgcgtatgcacatatgtgtgcgtacgcacacttgatgTTTTGCCACTTGTGCGTACACATGgatggttgtgcgtacgcacacctctgaTTTCTGTACTGGTGCATTAAggggataaaaaaaatagaaagagagagaACGAGTTTAAGGGATGAACCAACCTTGATCCATGCGTTAAGGGGATTTCCGGTAGCAGCTAAGCCGCCAACCATCGCCGAATGTCGACCAGGACCACATCTTCAGAATTCAGATGCGGGCAAGGGATGTGCTCATTAGTAAATACAGCAAAGTAAGTTGCGCCAATTCTATAAATAGTTTTGGCAGCTCCATCAAATGGAGTTGTTATGACCACCTCCATCAAACTTGTCTAATGTAATTTGCTCATTCACGCCAGCAAACCTCCAAGGTTGTTGCACCACTTTAACTACATTCAAGTAGGTGGCTAGTAGAATAGTTGATTTGTCTCGGTTTATCACAAATAAGAATGATTGTAAACATTCTAAGATTCAATTTCTTACCTTCCCATTGTATGCCAAAATGCAGACATATGCACTCAAGATATTCTATCGTAATCAAATTGagcaacaaataaattaaaaaatattcttaaatgagcTTGATTAATTCTCATAATTTATACTATGATATGAAGCAGAATGGAAGATAAAGTAAAGCTATGAATCTGTTATATTATTTTCATGGCTATTGTACCAGAACTTCACTTTTGGCTCGGTAAATCATATTGTACAAAGAAACCGAGGGCTCCAATCCTGAATTTATCATCTTCTGTATGAGAAACTCCGCTTCCTTCCACTTTCCTTCCTTGCAAAGAAGCCCTATGGTTGAACAAAAGCTAGCCAAATTTGGAACCATTCCATTGTCAATCATTTCTTTGAGTAATCTAAGAGCCCTGTAAGAGCTTTCTTCTTTGCAATAACCATGAATCATGATATTATAAATGACACTGTTTGGTTCCAAGCGCAGCTCACCCAATGATTTGAAGAGCTTTGATGCTTCTTTCATATGACCGTTCATACAAAACCCATGCAAAAGGATACTACATGTAAAAACATCTAAATTCAAACCAGACTTCTCCATTAAAGACTTTATTTCAAATGCTTTGTCCATATGATTTAATTGTACAAAAGCATCAATAAGGATTGTATAAGTCTCTTCTTCTTGTAAGAGACTTCAGCTTCTTGATTTGAGTAATAACAGATTATGAATTGGAACATAAAATTCTAAGACACTAATAATTTATAAACTCAGAAAATCTCTCTCGACTCACTGGCTCTTTGAAATCTTCCATATAATAATATTGTTactactttcttcttctcatGATTTTCTTCAGAAGAGTAGTCTCTATATATATAATACTACTAGtactagtgtatatatatatatatataatgagaatAATTGCACCAGCAGGATGTTGGTGCGTCAGCTTATTATATTAGGAAGAAAGGAATATTAAAAAATCAGTAGATGTATTTATTGGTGAGTCAGCTTATTATATGCTTTGAATTATCATTTTTATGCaattgtgaattttgattttattctgatttatgttaattttataccctcagtaattttaattttattgatatagATGTTTTTAAATTACTTCATAACTAGTAATGctagaaaaaacacacaaaacatcagtgttaatttttatttatgttaattttttacataataccaattaatttgttaattattatctttttttattttcaggtTTAAATCTTGATTTGCAAACTTTTAATGATGATAAAAATGTTGAAAGTGATTAAGAATAAGGGTTAAAAATTCCTTTATATCTAatattgtaatttctttattatgatgaatctaaatttgtagtgatctaatactttttctttaatttctagttatttgAGCTAATGACAttatatgaattttatgtttgtattttaatttatttatgaactttaagtttttgtcttaatttatataagaatatgtaaaaatttaaaatatttaattttatagggacgGGTAGGGGTGGGGCAGGTATTCGTAAGGGCGGGTTCGGGTACTACAATTTACTACCTGCGGGTAGCGACAAGGCAGGTAGTACATGAGTAACAGAACAACGGGGCAGGGGCAGGGGCGGGTAGGGTAATACCCGCCCCACTGCCACCCCTATTTATATGCATGCCCTGGTGTAAAAAGCTACTAAATTTAGGAATTGATGTAACTAGATACAACTTTTTGCTACACTTAGTAGATTAATGATGCTTCATTCTGTACCTTGTACTTTCATCAAAACTAAGGTGATGTCTATGCAAATCTAATTAAGATTCAAGTGCTAGGTAGGTGCTGCCTCAATATTTTCTTCAGCAGGTGGTGCCGGGGTGCTAGATGATGCATTAGCATCACTTCTAGCTTGTTGACCATATCTCTGAAGCACCCTCTCTTTATTTATGTTCCACCATTCTTCTGCTTGTTGCTCATGAAACCTTCGCTTgctgcataaataaataaataaatcatataaaagGTTTGAGAGGTATAGGAagagtttaattattctgcactGGAGGTATACAAAAGAGTTTAACATTGTGATCCAGTAAAAAGCTTGTGTAACTTGGGTGCCATGAAAAGCTTTCCAAGTGATTTATCAAAAAATCATGTTGCACACACGCTAATGTCATACAATAATTCAAACAACATATATTATTTAGTAATGGCAAAATTAAGGAATGCGTCCATGCAAATTTCTGCaacttctttttaaaaaaatgtgttgTGCATGCAGATCAAAACCAGAGAAATGGTTTAAATAATGTAGCAGCTATTTTGATCACACATTCATGTACATATTTCAAAAATGGGTATACACACCTTCACCTGAGAATCGAGAAGAATACTAATATAATTTTGTGAAGCTGACTACTATAGTGACTCATATGTTCAATACAAATCACACTGATACAGAAATTGAAAATGTAGAATTTATCAGATAAACAAGTAACTGTAGTATACCTGAATCTAACTCTCCTGAAAATTTTGACACCATTAGGCCTTACTATTAGTGTCACGTAAACACCAGGCTCAAATTGTTTAATAACTTGTGTTTCTCCATCTCTTGCCAACCTTGACGTCTCCTCGGAGCTTTGTGGTTTCACTGCTGTTCTATTATCGGATACAGATGATCCATTTCTTTCTTGAAGGACATTCCCCTCATCATGAGATGGGTCCGAAACCGCCGCTTCatgattttcttctgtattgtgcTCTTGCATTTTTGAATCCCCAATATCTGTGGCAGGATCAGGTGCATTTTGTCGAGTAGACTCTGATATTGATGGCGCGGAAAATGTTTCAGATGTCGAGTTTTCTTTCAGAAAATCTTCAGCTTGAGTAAGTGCAATTCTCAAATTTTCAGTTTCTGAAATCTCTGGTGGCAACTTCTCAGCCATTTGCTTCAACTAGATTGAACAAAAGGCAAGTCTACTTAATCAGGATGATGTACTTGAAATTCTCGATCAAGGGATTTGTTCTATTTCTCATATATTCTTATTGAAGTATTTTACGCCAGTAATTTGGGCGACTAAGAATTTTTTATAAAGAAACATGATGCTCAAATACTAAAGCAGTTTGTAGTAAGAAGTGTGGAATTGAAAGTTCAGCAACCGAGACATTTACATATATAAGTCAACGATTTCAACTATATCCTTGGTAAATAGAATGAAGATACCTGAATAATAGTGCACTCAAAAATTTCTAGCATTGCTTTATGCTTAGAAGACTCATCTGCTGCCAATGTTGTAGCTTCCTTAATATGTTGGCGAAGCTTTTGATTTTCCACATCTTTCATGTCACTTTTCTGTTTCAAACTTTGAatctacataaaaataatattcattAACTTAATATTGGTGATCCTTGAGGTTTTTCAGAGAATATGGAAAGTGATTCAACAGGAAACTTACTTGTTTCTGCAATTTTGACACTTCTTGATTCTTAAGCTCATTTGTTTTCCTCAAACTATCAATAAGACTTCTAGAGAATCCACCAGCGCCGGAACGCGTAGGGCTTGGCCTTCTTGCATACGGGGATGCGGGCCTTGAAATGAGTGGTGGAGTTGGTGGTGGActtggagttggaggtatggcaGCGATGGTAGGCTTCAAAAGATTTTGCATTATTGAACCTGTTGAACTTGGGAATGCAACATCTTTCAATTGCACTAGTGATGGAACCTGAACAACTTGCTCTGTAGTAGTCTTGTGAATCCTTGAGAGagggaagagagttcttgaagaTCTTATTTCTCCCAGGGTAAATCTTTCCCTTCCATCTATAGAAGTACGAGGTGGAGTAGTAGCTCTCCTATTAAAAATGGCACCAGAATTCGACTCAACATTTTTAATCTTAGTATAACAAGAATCACACACACGATGAGGTTTTCCAGGTGTTGGAGCCAACGCTGCCCTCAATGCCTTTTTTGAACTACAACCATGGCAATGCACTAACCCACAATTATAACAATTGTGCCTTTTTCTAGTAAATCCAAATGGTTGCCTACATGCGGTACAACTAGATTGGTCAACTCCCGAGACCCATTTATGGATGCATATGCAAGCTGTAAACTTCGACCCACACGAAATGTTTTTTACATGCCTTTCTTTCAAGGCTTCCACTATTGTTGGACCCTTCCTATCTTCTGTGTCTCCATGTCCCAATCTTCCATTGGCACCTTTCCCCCATGTATATAGTTCACTTCTTGATGTCAATACAGCCACATGATGAGATCCACATGATATTTCCTCAACATACTCACCTACCAACTTATCTTGTACTAGCATTGGTACTTTTCCATCGGACAAAGGATTTTCTAGTTGACCATGTTCAGTGCCTCCCATAGTGAAAATATGACCCGATGTAGTGAGGGCAACAGTCATAGTGTTTCCACATGCTATCTGGTGGAAATTTAATTCTATAAGAGATGAGACACAAGTCGGTTGAAGGTATGTTTCCTTGTTTCCATGCCCCAAACGATACTTATCACCATCACCCCAAGTGAAGAGCTTCCTTGATGAAACATTTGAACTAGACTGAAGTGTTACCTCTACAATAGCTGCAGTGTGCCATACTCCACATGCAACTTTAAGAGTCCTCAATCCACTTAATAACTGCACTTCCTTTGGATATAACACACTCTCTCTATCTCCATGACCTAAGACACCAAATGTTCCATCACCGAACGTAAAAAGTTTTCCATTGGCAGTTGCCAATGCCGAATGCCATGTGCCACACGCAACAGATATAACTTGATGTCCTTCTAGAGGGCCACTAACTCTCTTTGGTATCCAATGGCTAGAATCCGAACCATGGCCAAGAAGTCCAACATTATATGCACCATCACCCCAAGAATATAGCTCATCTGATGTAGTCAGAGCACATGTATGGTTCTCTCCACATGCAACATAATCCACATTAGTAACCGCCAAGAACTCAACAAGATGGGGTTGACCAAAATCTTTATCGATTCCATGACCAAGTCTTCCCCCAGATTCCTCTCCCCAAGTGAAAACTTCACCTTGCCTTGTAACTAAAGCAATGTGGTGGACACCAGATGCAATCTGTTGAACATCAAGAACAATATTTGCCTCTAACGGTTTAGGAAGCAAAACATCAGTCATGGGAGGGAGCTGAGTCCCAAAACTATCAGGTGAAACATCTGCCCAAATTTGTCCCCATATATAAAGATCACCTAGAGACTCGATGTCCTCTGGTCCCGATCCCCCACTTGAACAGCTAGGTGTACTTGACACACTAACACGAAAACCATCAATACTTGTCCTAGGTAGCATACTTGCTTGCTCTACCCTCTCATTTGAGCTTATTGAATGCAATGAGGTTGACAGGAAATTGAATTGACAGAGACACTGACACAAGCAATGCTTGAAGTAAACTCTAGCGCTGCACTAAAATGATGACCATTTGGAATAATATCAACCCGATCctgaaactaaaattaaaaaggcACTTGAGTTATGAAATAACAAATGACCATGTAGGATACATATAAACAGCATGAATCTTAGGAAGCATACATGTCATGAGATGGAATTATGCATGTTCTAATGGAAAAGAAATTCATAGACACCTAAGGGCTCACTcatttaattgatacaatttttaaaataaattgtgaGAAAAAGGACAAAATGACTATTCAATGGATTTCTGTTAGAACTTACACCACATAGTTCTTTAGTATTCCATCTATTAAGTTTTCCAGTAGAAATCAATGTCTAAATCTGCCCCAATTTTGTACTTGCACatctacccaaaaaaaaaaattcactcttcaattttttttcctcAACGAATTGAGAAAATCAAATACATTCTATGATTCAAATAATTTTTCCTAACCTGATTAAATGTCTATTCCAAGTTAAAAGGAAAGATAATCTTTTTTGGGTTGCAAATATCTTCTGAAAACAATCTACCTAGAAATGATCATTACAATTGTTACATATCTTAACAGATTGTTAACATGACCAGAAATATTAGCTGTTGTCTAAAGACCTACTTAACTTACAGAGCATGATACCTAAGAAAATTTTAGATTCATTTCCTTTTCACAAGATAGCCAATCATTGTTGTTTCATCCCATTAAGGCCACTAAATAAGAAATTATTTAGATATGTCAAATTCATCATACACATGCCAACTCTAGATATTGGAGTATGCATGCCCATGATTCTACATTGAAGCCTCACCACGAGAGTTCGAATGGGCAAAGTGAGTACCAATCTTTAGAGCAATGAGTTCCTTTAATAGAAGCTAAAAGCAAACATTACCGAAATCCCAAATGATGAAatctatattaaaataaaaacagatcACGGGTGACATCTATAAACATACTTGTAGTGACTGCacgatattttttctttttccttaattttccCAATGAAGTGATTTTATTATTGAGCAACGAAATGTAAACCTCGTTTTGCAAATTCTCAGCTTGTCCCTCTATGAATCTCAGCCAGCTCTTGATATTATGTCAAGTAATATGATCCATTGTTACATCGTTTTACCTACATATAAACTCATAAACTTCTTTCTGGTTTCTTCACATTCTTCCAATACTCTTAATTGTTAAACCATTCAATTATAAAAAATCCTTCCCACTTCTCATTACCACTATGATCAAATTTTGGCTTTGATTTGCTTCTATTTCTCAATTCTGTTATGTACAAAAAATGCAATGGCTGAAATTgtattgttatttattttcttttgaatcTCCTTCCAACATTATTTTCCTTGTTATCAAAGAAACCGCAATTCACCCTACTTTTTTTAGCCAAACTGATTTTAAGCATGGAAAGACACAATTCTACACTAAGAAAAACTACCAATGGTCAATACTGCATAATAGAACCATTTAATTCACATGCaactgaatttaaaaaaatatatataaataaacagagagaaatCGATCATGAACGGAACAATTTCAGACATGTTGAAGAAAATGAATTTGCCAATTGAAGAAACTTTGGCGCAACTAACCTGGTGGACATGACGATCAAAAAATCCATAGATGGCTGGTGGTTTCTTCTCTGTCCTCTGATACGAATATTGGAACAAAATACAAGAGAGGAACCAGCAGTATCTCCATGCCCTTGATCCAGAAAAACAAAAGGATGAGAAAGAGAGCGAAAATGCAGTGAGTTTTCTGGGAAAAAATTGGAGTATGGCGAAAGGAAGCATGAGAGATGGAAGAATCGCAGATGAGATGAATGTGTGAGAGAGAGAAATGGCGAAATGAGTGGGAAAGTAAGCGGTTACATATTTTCTCACATTAATTATTCATGAACTATGAATTCATAACATACTTGCCCCATCCATGGTTAATTTATTTTCCAccactaattaaattttttttataacaatttataaatttataaatttatatttttaatgtatttgt
The sequence above is drawn from the Arachis hypogaea cultivar Tifrunner chromosome 4, arahy.Tifrunner.gnm2.J5K5, whole genome shotgun sequence genome and encodes:
- the LOC112795125 gene encoding PH, RCC1 and FYVE domains-containing protein 1-like: MLPRTSIDGFRVSVSSTPSCSSGGSGPEDIESLGDLYIWGQIWADVSPDSFGTQLPPMTDVLLPKPLEANIVLDVQQIASGVHHIALVTRQGEVFTWGEESGGRLGHGIDKDFGQPHLVEFLAVTNVDYVACGENHTCALTTSDELYSWGDGAYNVGLLGHGSDSSHWIPKRVSGPLEGHQVISVACGTWHSALATANGKLFTFGDGTFGVLGHGDRESVLYPKEVQLLSGLRTLKVACGVWHTAAIVEVTLQSSSNVSSRKLFTWGDGDKYRLGHGNKETYLQPTCVSSLIELNFHQIACGNTMTVALTTSGHIFTMGGTEHGQLENPLSDGKVPMLVQDKLVGEYVEEISCGSHHVAVLTSRSELYTWGKGANGRLGHGDTEDRKGPTIVEALKERHVKNISCGSKFTACICIHKWVSGVDQSSCTACRQPFGFTRKRHNCYNCGLVHCHGCSSKKALRAALAPTPGKPHRVCDSCYTKIKNVESNSGAIFNRRATTPPRTSIDGRERFTLGEIRSSRTLFPLSRIHKTTTEQVVQVPSLVQLKDVAFPSSTGSIMQNLLKPTIAAIPPTPSPPPTPPLISRPASPYARRPSPTRSGAGGFSRSLIDSLRKTNELKNQEVSKLQKQIQSLKQKSDMKDVENQKLRQHIKEATTLAADESSKHKAMLEIFECTIIQLKQMAEKLPPEISETENLRIALTQAEDFLKENSTSETFSAPSISESTRQNAPDPATDIGDSKMQEHNTEENHEAAVSDPSHDEGNVLQERNGSSVSDNRTAVKPQSSEETSRLARDGETQVIKQFEPGVYVTLIVRPNGVKIFRRVRFSKRRFHEQQAEEWWNINKERVLQRYGQQARSDANASSSTPAPPAEENIEAAPT